TTTGCAGTCGGTTAATCAATATATGGTGATTAAAACCCTTGTCAGTTTAGCGACTGCAGTGGTTGTTGGTATCGGTTTGACTATCATTGGCGTTGATTATGCTTTGTTATGGGCAGTCATCGCTTTTCTGTTTAATTATATTCCTAATATTGGTTCTATTATTGCCGCTATTCCTGCTGTGTTATTGGCTTTTATCCAAATGGGCCCAGGGGCTGCAGGTATTACTGGTTTATTGTATGTGGGTACCAATATGGTGATGGGTAATATGGTTGAACCGCGTTTTATGGGCCGAGGTTTAGGCTTGTCTACCTTAGTCGTTTTTTTATCATTGATTTTTTGGGGTTGGCTGCTTGGCTCTGTCGGCATGTTGCTGTCGGTACCCTTAACCATGATTGTTAAAATTGGTCTTGAATCGAGCGACTCGGGCAATTGGCTGGCAATTTTATTGTCGGATGATAATGATGACTCACCCAATGAATCTGCCAATAATGTTAAAGCAGAAGCCGAAATTGCAGCTGAAGATTGCCACAGAGACGACGATGACGAACAGGTTAATAATGACGTTAATAGTGGAGTCAGTAGCGACGTAGATAATGATCATTGCGTGGGCAGTGACACTAAAGCTAAGTCATCAACCACAAATGCATAACCCTATTGATTGTATTTAGTTTATTGAGTTAAGAGAGTGTATGAAAGGTTTTTTACAAATAGTTCCAAATTTGACGTTCGGTGATGATGTTTGCCGTTTATTTCATGGCCGTGGCGGCTTATTCGCTGGCGATGAACACCTGTGTTTGGATTGGTATAAACCAGTATTATTGCTCACCAGTTTTAAGATGCTTGAAACCGAGCAACTGAATGAATTAGTGATTGCAGTAAAGGTACTTTGGCAGCAACAACGACCAACTGAAACACTTAATTTGGTTTACCAATATCGTCAAGGTGGCCAAACATTCAGTGAGTTATTGCATGGTGAAGTACCAGAACAGCATATTGTGACCGAAAATGGTGCGCGCTTTTTAGTCCATTTATTACGCGGACAAAACCACGGTTTATTTTTAGATATGGCCAACGGCCGAGCATGGGTGAAACAACACGCAAAACATAAAAAGGTACTTAATTTATTTGCTTATACTTGCGGCTTTTCGGTAGTGGCTTTGCAAGGCGGCGCAGATGAAGTGGTCAATATGGACATGAGTAAAGGTGCGTTAAGCATTGGTAAGCAAAACCATGTATTAAATGACTTACCCGCAGGAGCGCGTTATTTAGGCCACGATATTTTTAAATCATGGGGTAAATTAACCAAGCTTGGACCGTATGATTTGATTGTGGCCGATCCACCGAGTAATCAACGTGGCAGTTTTGTGGCCACTAAAGATTATGAGCGCTTATTGAAACGTCTGCCTGACTTACTTGCACCACAAGGTGAAGTGTTGCTGTGCTTAAATGCCCCAGAGCTTGGTTGTGATTTTTTGATGCAACAAGTGGCTAATACTGCGCCACAATTAACTTATGTTGAGCGAATTGTTAATCCGTCCGTTTTTGCCGATATAGATGAACAGAA
The nucleotide sequence above comes from Shewanella sp. Arc9-LZ. Encoded proteins:
- a CDS encoding AI-2E family transporter: MKGLQQSPMAVRSFVVMACVVIILAGIKTASPIVVPFVLSAFLAVICNPAIVLMTRYRIPKWLSIILLMGFIVLMGLWLASLVGSSVTEFSKEMPKYREQLIEQFAWTLEKLQDFNIQISKQKVLDYFDPGMALSMTTNMLSGVGNVMANLFLIILTIVFMLFEAQSMPRKFHLALDAPDKRLQQIDKFLQSVNQYMVIKTLVSLATAVVVGIGLTIIGVDYALLWAVIAFLFNYIPNIGSIIAAIPAVLLAFIQMGPGAAGITGLLYVGTNMVMGNMVEPRFMGRGLGLSTLVVFLSLIFWGWLLGSVGMLLSVPLTMIVKIGLESSDSGNWLAILLSDDNDDSPNESANNVKAEAEIAAEDCHRDDDDEQVNNDVNSGVSSDVDNDHCVGSDTKAKSSTTNA
- a CDS encoding class I SAM-dependent methyltransferase — protein: MKGFLQIVPNLTFGDDVCRLFHGRGGLFAGDEHLCLDWYKPVLLLTSFKMLETEQLNELVIAVKVLWQQQRPTETLNLVYQYRQGGQTFSELLHGEVPEQHIVTENGARFLVHLLRGQNHGLFLDMANGRAWVKQHAKHKKVLNLFAYTCGFSVVALQGGADEVVNMDMSKGALSIGKQNHVLNDLPAGARYLGHDIFKSWGKLTKLGPYDLIVADPPSNQRGSFVATKDYERLLKRLPDLLAPQGEVLLCLNAPELGCDFLMQQVANTAPQLTYVERIVNPSVFADIDEQKSLKVLRYCMS